A region from the Sandaracinus amylolyticus genome encodes:
- a CDS encoding J domain-containing protein, whose protein sequence is MTELFAPVVSIAKTQRGRFFWAAWWTEPPALHPFRKPDASNGGASTYEEAKQDAERVAARALVEVDARWARACVRVMRGMPPFTPSELRAAREGASEHVRARRAPVGAPQSLWSVLGVDPKATVAEIKRAYRARALETHPDQGGDPDAFRALHAAYERAIARRDKQAKRPKKRAPE, encoded by the coding sequence GTGACCGAGCTCTTCGCACCCGTGGTCTCGATCGCGAAGACGCAGCGCGGCCGCTTCTTCTGGGCGGCGTGGTGGACCGAGCCGCCCGCGCTGCACCCGTTCCGCAAGCCCGACGCGTCGAACGGCGGCGCGAGCACGTACGAAGAGGCGAAGCAGGACGCGGAGCGCGTCGCGGCGCGCGCGTTGGTCGAGGTCGACGCGCGATGGGCGCGCGCGTGCGTGCGGGTGATGCGCGGGATGCCGCCGTTCACGCCGTCGGAGCTGCGCGCTGCGCGCGAGGGAGCGAGCGAGCACGTGCGCGCGCGGCGTGCGCCCGTGGGCGCGCCGCAGAGCCTGTGGTCAGTGCTCGGCGTCGATCCGAAGGCGACGGTCGCGGAGATCAAGCGCGCCTATCGCGCGCGCGCGCTCGAGACGCACCCCGATCAGGGCGGCGATCCCGACGCGTTCCGCGCGCTGCACGCCGCCTACGAGCGCGCGATCGCGCGCCGTGACAAGCAGGCGAAGCGACCGAAGAAGCGCGCGCCCGAGTGA